From the Lolium rigidum isolate FL_2022 chromosome 2, APGP_CSIRO_Lrig_0.1, whole genome shotgun sequence genome, one window contains:
- the LOC124691459 gene encoding peptidyl-prolyl cis-trans isomerase FKBP18, chloroplastic-like, translating to MSPPPSMAPTALPSRTFHRAPLPSPAPPTLPPPRETAVACRLSRRRVAAQLLLSAGFLTAVCPLPALAARRGRQTVRPEDYASTPEGLKYYDLVEGKGPTAEKGSTVQVHFDCIYRSITVVSSREAKLLAGNRSIAQPYVFTVGSLPGKERKRDFADTANGLYSAQASPKPPAAMYMITEGMKVGGKRRVIVPPELGYAKKGLNEIPPDASFELNIELLQVIPPAEN from the exons ATGTCTCCTCCGCCGTCGATGGCTCCCACGGCActgccttctagaaccttccaccgAGCCCCGCTCCCCTCCCCTGCTCCCCCTACGCTGCCTCCTCCGAGGGAGACGGCCGTGGCATGCCGCCTCTCCCGGCGGAGGGTGGCCGCGCAGCTCCTCCTCTCGGCcggcttcctcaccgccgtctgcCCGCTGCCAGCGCTCGCCGCAAGGAGGGGCCGCCAGACCGTACGGCCAGAGGATTACGCGTCTACAC CTGAGGGCTTGAAGTACTATGATCTTGTCGAAGGGAAGGGCCCAACTGCTGAGAAGGGGTCAACTGTTCAG GTGCATTTCGACTGCATATACCGGAGCATCACGGTGGTGTCGAGCCGCGAAGCGAAGCTCCTAGCAGGGAACCGGAGCATCGCGCAG CCTTACGTGTTCACTGTCGGATCGCTGCCTGGGAAAGAGCGGAAGCGGGACTTCGCGGACACCGCCAACGGGCTGTACTCCGCACAGGCTTCGCCAAAGCCTCCGGCAGCTATGTACATGATCACCGAGGGGATGAAAGTGGGGGGGAAG AGGAGGGTCATTGTTCCCCCGGAGCTCGGATATGCGAAAAAGGGCTTGAACGAGATACCG CCTGATGCTAGTTTTGAACTGAATATAGAGCTCTTGCAAGTGATCCCTCCTGCAGAAAATTGA
- the LOC124691462 gene encoding glutamate receptor 3.1-like encodes MEIAFLMLLVLSLLLFPNSISKSLAARPPVVNIGSILQLNSTTGGVSAVAIHAALEDINSDPTVLNGTTLNVETKDASCLDGFLGMVQALQFMEADVIAIVGPQCSTIAHIISFVANELRVPMMSFASDATLSSIQFPFFVRTAPSDLYQMAAVAAVVDYNRWKIVTAVYIDDDYGRNGIAALDDALTAKRCKISYKVGFPANAKNSDLINLLVSVSYMESRIIILHTGAAPGLKLFSMANRLNMMGNGYVWIATDWLSAYLDSNSSVPADIIYGMQGVLSLRPHIPNSMMKSNLVSKWSRQSKKYNHSDLRLSSYGFYVYDSVWALAHALDAFFDDGGRISFSNDSRLRDARGGTLHLEAMSIFDMGNKLLEKIRKVNFTGVSGKVQFDASGDLIHPAYDIINVLGNGMRTIGFWSNYSGLLSTVPPEDLYSKPPNTSLANQRLYDVIWPGETAQRPRGWVFPSNAKQLKIGVPNRFSFKEFVTKDNVTGSMKGYCIDVFTQALALLPYPVTFKFVPFGSGTENPHYDKLVQMVESNEFDGAIGDIAITMNRTVIVDFTQPFIETGLVILSPVKKHITTSWAFLQPFTLEMWCITGVFFLVVGVVVWVLEHRINDEFRGSPRQQMITIFWFSFSTLFFAHRENTMSTLGRGVLLIWLFVVLIIQSSYTASLTSILTVQQLDTSIRGIDDLKNSDDPVGFQVGSFAQEYMVKELNISRSRLRPLGSPQEYAEALKLGPKKGGVMAIIDERPYVELFLSSYCKIAVAGSDFTSRGWGFAFPRDSPLQVDLSTAILSLSENGELQRIHDKWLKTGECATDTNEFIDSNQLRLESFWGLFLICGVACILALLIYFGIMLRKYLRHEPKKSLRRFISFVDDKEPPKNRKKRSQSLPASSTGSLSALDIERPARPVRNGSVIDIES; translated from the exons ATGGAGATAGCTTTTCTCATGTTGTTAGTTCTGTCCCTGCTTCTGTTCCCTAATAGCATCTCCAAGAGCTTAGCTGCAAGGCCTCCTGTTGTGAATATTGGGTCTATTCTCCAGTTGAACTCCACAACTGGAGGTGTTTCGGCGGTTGCCATCCATGCAGCCTTGGAGGATATCAACTCTGATCCAACAGTTCTAAATGGGACTACATTAAATGTTGAAACAAAGGATGCAAGTTGCTTGGATGGTTTCCTTGGCATGGTTCAAG CTTTGCAGTTCATGGAGGCTGATGTTATTGCAATCGTTGGCCCCCAGTGCTCAACAATTGCTCAtatcatttcatttgtagcaAATGAGCTCCGAGTCCCTATGATGTCCTTTGCATCTGATGCAACTCTTTCATCGATACAGTTCCCATTCTTTGTTAGGACTGCTCCCAGTGATCTCTACCAAATGGCGGCTGTGGCAGCAGTTGTTGACTACAACCGGTGGAAAATAGTGACTGCTGTATACATTGATGATGATTATGGTCGGAATGGCATTGCTGCTTTGGATGATGCACTTACTGCAAAGCGCTGCAAAATCTCCTACAAGGTTGGGTTTCCTGCCAATGCTAAAAATAGTGACCTCATAAATTTGTTGGTTAGTGTCAGTTATATGGAGTCTCGCATTATCATCCTCCATACTGGTGCTGCACCTGGACTCAAGCTTTTCTCTATGGCGAACCGACTAAACATGATGGGCAATGGCTATGTATGGATTGCAACTGACTGGCTTTCTGCTTATCTTGATTCTAATTCATCAGTTCCTGCTGACATTATATATGGCATGCAAGGTGTTCTTAGTTTGCGGCCACACATCCCAAACTCAATGATGAAGAGTAATTTGGTCTCCAAGTGGAGCAGGCAAAGTAAGAAGTACAACCATAGTGATCTCCGTTTGAGTTCCTATGGTTTTTATGTTTATGATAGCGTCTGGGCATTAGCTCATGCTCTGGATGCCTTCTTCGATGATGGTGGGAGGATTTCCTTTTCAAACGACTCAAGGTTGCGAGATGCAAGGGGGGGAACTCTTCATCTTGAAGCAATGAGTATTTTTGACATGGGAAATAAATTACTCGAGAAGATTAGAAAGGTAAACTTCACTGGGGTGTCTGggaaagtgcaatttgatgcttcgggtgacctcattcatcctgcatatgacatCATAAATGTCCTCGGAAATGGCATGCGGACCATTGGTTTTTGGTCAAATTATTCTGGCTTGTTGTCGACTGTCCCTCCAGAGGATCTATATTCAAAGCCCCCTAATACTTCTCTAGCCAATCAGCGTCTCTACGATGTTATTTGGCCTGGGGAGACTGCACAGAGACCTCGAGGCTGGGTTTTTCCTTCCAATGCCAAGCAGTTGAAAATTGGTGTTCCCAACAGATTTAGCTTCAAAGAGTTCGTCACGAAAGACAATGTTACTGGGTCAATGAAGGGTTATTGCATCGATGTCTTTACTCAGGCATTGGCTTTGCTTCCTTATCCAGTGACCTTCAAGTTCGTACCTTTTGGTAGTGGTACTGAAAACCCTCATTATGACAAACTAGTACAGATGGTCGAATCAAAT GAATTTGATGGAGCTATAGGGGATATCGCAATTACAATGAACCGGACAGTTATTGTTGATTTCACCCAGCCATTCATTGAAACAGGCTTGGTTATCTTGTCTCCAGTCAAAAAGCATATTACGACGTCCTGGGCATTCTTGCAGCCATTTACATTAGAGATGTGGTGTATTACAGGGGTGTTCTTTCTTGTTGTGGGTGTGGTTGTTTGGGTTCTTGAACATCGAATCAATGACGAATTCCGCGGTTCACCACGACAACAAATGATAACTATCTTCTG GTTCAGCTTTTCGACTTTATTCTTTGCACACA GAGAAAACACAATGAGCACCTTAGGGCGGGGTGTCCTGCTCATATGGCTCTTTGTTGTTTTGATCATTCAATCCAGCTATACCGCGAGTCTTACTTCCATCCTGACCGTGCAACAACTTGATACTTCTATAAGAGGAATTGATGACCTGAAAAATAGCGATGATCCTGTTGGTTTTCAAGTTGGTTCTTTTGCACAAGAATACATGGTGAAGGAACTGAACATATCACGTTCAAGGCTAAGACCTCTCGGTTCCCCACAAGAGTACGCTGAAGCCCTCAAGCTAGGCCCTAAGAAAGGAGGCGTTATGGCCATTATCGATGAGCGACCGTATGTCGAACTGTTTTTGTCAAGTTACTGCAAGATTGCAGTAGCTGGCTCAGATTTCACCAGCAGAGGATGGGGCTTT GCATTTCCAAGGGACTCCCCTTTGCAAGTAGACCTGTCCACCGCGATCCTGTCACTCTCAGAGAACGGGGAGCTGCAGCGGATCCACGACAAGTGGCTCAAGACAGGCGAGTGCGCGACTGACACAAACGAGTTCATCGACTCGAACCAGCTCCGCCTCGAGAGCTTCTGGGGCCTGTTTCTCATCTGCGGTGTGGCGTGCATCCTCGCCTTGCTCATCTACTTCGGCATCATGCTACGCAAATACCTGAGACACGAGCCAAAGAAGAGCCTCCGAAGATTTATCTCGttcgtcgatgacaaggagccgcCGAAGAACAGGAAGAAGCGGTCCCAGAGCCTGCCTGCGAGCTCGACAGGCAGTCTTTCTGCTCTTGACATCGAGAGGCCTGCAAGGCCAGTTAGGAATGGCAGCGTTATTGATATAGAAAGCTAG